The proteins below come from a single Cannabis sativa cultivar Pink pepper isolate KNU-18-1 chromosome 3, ASM2916894v1, whole genome shotgun sequence genomic window:
- the LOC115719884 gene encoding L10-interacting MYB domain-containing protein: protein MSMTTENIDDDTCLWGPTIEKIFIDIMVDEVNKGNMTSGQFSSKTWARILEDLQSKSKRKYVMKQVKQKFHRLRTRYREFSELSKQTGFGWSREKDTVTAPEEVWQNYIRAHPRAAQYQKKGCDHFRLLELIFSKSTATGLHHRSAASGPPNTDDEREMENDLDHVDIQHIDDNDSASCIGSRLVDDINGKKKNLRVKTT, encoded by the exons ATGAGTATGACAACTGAGAATATAGATGATGATACATGCTTGTGGGGACCAACTATAGAGAAAATTTTTATTGATATCATGGTTGATGAAGTGAATAAGGGAAATATGACAAGTGGTCAGTTTAGCTCAAAGACATGGGCAAGAATTCTTGAGGATTTGCAAAGTAAAAGTAAGCGAAAGTATGTAATGAAACAAGTTAAGCAAAAGTTTCATAGGTTACGCACCAGGTATCGTGAGTTTTCTGAATTGTCGAAACAAACTGGATTTGGTTGGAGTCGTGAAAAAGATACTGTGACTGCTCCTGAAGAAGTATGGCAGAATTATATAAGG GCACATCCAAGGGCAGCACAATATCAAAAGAAAGGATGTGATCATTTTAGATTGTTGGAACTAATTTTTAGTAAATCAACTGCGACTGGTTTACACCATCGTTCTGCTGCTTCAGGTCCACCCAATACTGATGATGAAAGGGAGATGGAAAATGATTTAGATCATGTAGACATACAACATATTGATGATAATGATAGTGCTAGTTGTATAGGCTCTCGTCTTGTTGATGATATCAATGGGAAGAAAAAGAACTTGAGAGTGAAGACAACATAG
- the LOC133035862 gene encoding uncharacterized protein LOC133035862 yields MKFPCPHACAASQERSISVYTLCSPYYTTEYWRRTYEGTMPVGDEDDWELPDDIKNMTVGVPVEKQPVGRPKKQKVGRIKNNRTACNGERIIKSRKCSKCGATGHNRSTCTYRGLT; encoded by the coding sequence ATGAAGTTTCCTTGTCCTCATGCATGTGCTGCATCTCAGGAGCGAAGTATTAGCGTGTACACACTATGCTCGCCATATTACACAACCGAATATTGGAGGAGAACATACGAAGGAACAATGCCagttggtgacgaggatgattgggaatTACCTGATGACATAAAGAACATGACAGTTGGAGTGCCTGTTGAGAAGCAACCAGTAGGGCGACCCAAGAAGCAAAAGGTTGGAAGAATTAAGAACAACCGAACTGCTTGTAATGGTGAAAGGATTATAAAATCACGAAAATGTAGCAAGTGCGGTGCCACGGGACACAACAGAAGCACTTGCACCTACCGAGGTTTaacataa
- the LOC133035403 gene encoding uncharacterized protein LOC133035403: MMRRRQHFFPELYPRKCTVMPSWFTSSLRGRWDAWKSNTDHDGFVWDESILELLRGDPNQFLPSWKGMECIYMSMFLNRPKHWIAMEVNLELWKIFLFDSSLGSLTKDELNSLMDVWCPLLAKLVDQCGVCDTHYMVMVPQMTASESQVRPFDWEMMDNKVVPQTKSSGDCGMYVIEHIEHKLLDLPFDGVHDQHMSLFRQRWAVDLFYQNLA; encoded by the exons ATGATGAGGAGGAGGCAACACTTCTTCCCGGAGTTGTACCCACGTAAGTGTACTGTGATGCCATCTTGGTTTACCTCATCGTTGAGGGGTCGGTGGGATGCTTGGAAGAGCAATACTGACCATGATGGTTTTGTTTGGGATGAGTCCATCTTGGAACTCCTTCGTGGGGATCCAAACCAATTTTTGCCTTCTTGGAAGGGTATGGAGTGCATATACATGTCCATGTTCTTGAACAGACCGAAACATTGGATCGCTATGGAGGTCAATCTTGAGTTGTGGAAGATATTCCTCTTCGATTCGAGTCTTGGATCTCTAACGAAAGACGAACTGAATTCGCTTATGGATGTGTGGTGCCCTTTACTAGCCAAATTGGTGGACCAGTGTGGTGTATGTGACACTCATTACATGGTGATGGTCCCTCAAATGACAGCCTCCGAAAGTCAGGTCAGACCCTTCGACTGGGAAATGATGGACAATAAAGTTGTACCTCAGACAAAATCGAG CGGCGATTGTGGAATGTACGTCATAGAGCATATTGAGCATAAGTTATTGGATCTACCATTCGATGGAGTACATGATCAGCATATGTCGCTCTTTCGGCAGAGATGGGCAGTAGATTTATTCTACCAGAACTTGGCATGA